AGGGCTGGGTGGACGAACCACCGCCTATGATGATCATACCGCTGATTGCGATCGCAACGGTGCAAGGCTCTTGCCGACGCTTCTGCACAGCCACGCGCGGCTTGACCTGGTCATCATCATGCTCGGCACCAACGACTTGAAACCGTCGATTCATGGCTCGGCCATCGTCGCGATGAAGGGTGTGGAGCGGCTGGTCAAACTGGTGCGCAACCATGTCTGGCAGGTGCCGGACTGGGAAGCGCCGGATGTTCTGATCGTCGCGCCGCCGCAACTGTGCGAAACGGCCAACCCCGTGATGGGCGCTATCTTTCGCGATGCGATCGATGAATCGGCGATGCTCGCGCCGGTCTACCGGGATTTGGCCGACGATCTCGATTGCGGATTTTTCGATGCGGGGTCAGTTGCCCGCACGACGCCCGTAGACGGCGTTCATCTCGATGCTGAAAACACGCGGGCCATCGGGCGCGGGCTGGAGCCCGTCGTTCGCATGATGCTCGGACTTTGACAACAATTCTCGTTTCGGAACGGCATGCCGTGACCCGATAGGACAAGGCAGGATACCTATGGCTCAATCTTATGACGTCATCATCATCGGTTCGGGACCGGGCGGTTATATTGCCGCGATTCGCGCTGCCCAGCTCGGCATGAAGGTTGCCGTGGTCGAGCGCGAGCACCTTGCAGGCATCTGCTCCAACTGGGGCTGCATTCCCACCAAGGCGCTGCTGCGCACTGCCGATGTCTTGCATACGGCTCAGCACGCCAAGGATTACGGCCTGACGCTCGAAGGCTCGATCAAGCCTGATGTCAAGGCGATCGTTGATCGTTCGCGCGGCATCGCGCACCGCATGAACAACGGCGTCGGTTTCCTGTTCAAGAAGAACAAGGTCGATATCATCTGGGGCGAGGCCAAGATCACCAAGCCTGGTGAAATCGTAGTTTCCAAGACCCAGAAGAAGCCTGTCGAACCGATGGGCCCGGTTCCGAAGAACACGCTGGGCGAGGGCACCTATACCGCCAAGCACATCATCGTCGCCACAGGCGCCCGCCCGCGCGCGCTTCCAGGCATCGAACCGGATGGCAAGCTGATCTGGACCTATTTCGAGGCAATGAAGCCGGAAGAACTGCCGAAGTCCCTGCTCGTCATGGGTTCCGGCGCCATCGGCATCGAATTCGCCAGCTTCTACCGCACCATGGGTGTCGACGTTACCGTCGTTGAAATCATGAGCCAGGTGATGCCGGTCGAAGATGCGGAGATATCTGCCTTCGCCAAGAAGCAGCTGGAGAAGCAGGGCATCAAGTTCCATCTGGAAACCAAGGTTGCCAAGGTCGAGAAGGCTGCTAATTCGGTTACTGCGACGCTCGAGAAGAAGGACGGTTCGTCCGAGAAGATCACCGCTGACCGGATGATTTCGGCTGTCGGCGTCGTCGCCAACATCGAAGGCATCGGCCTTGAGGCCGTCGGCGTGAAGACCGATCGCGGCTTCATCGTCATCGACGGTTACGGCAAGACCAACGTGCCTGGCGTCTACGCCATCGGCGATGTCGCCGGCCCGCCGCTGCTCGCCCACAAGGCCGAGCATGAGGCCGTGATCTGTGTTGAAAAGATCGCCGGTCTGCCGAATGTTCACCCTATGGACAAGCTCAAGATACCCGGCTGCACCTATTGCAACCCACAGGTCGCCTCTGTTGGTCTCACCGAAGCCAAGGCGAAGGAACTGGGCCGCGATATTCGCGTTGGCCGCTTCTCCTTTGCGGCCAACGGCAAGGCCGTGGCGCTCGGTGAAGATCAGGGCATGGTCAAGACCATCTTCGACAAGAAGACAGGCGAGTTGATCGGCGCGCACATGGTTGGTGCGGAAGTCACCGAACTCATTCAGGGCTTCGTGGTCGCCATGAACCTCGAGACCACCGAAGAGGAACTGATGCACACGATCTTCCCGCATCCGACCATTTCCGAGTCGATGAAGGAAAGCGTGCTCGACGCCTACGGACGTGTGCTGAACGCATGAGTGCCCCGTGATGCCCGGCATTGTCTAACCGTGCCGGGTGTCCCATATGTCTCAACGCTGGTTCTATAAGGGAGCGCGGGAATGGAAAATATCGGCTGGATTGCGGCAATCATCATCGGCGGTCTTGCCGGCTGGCTCGCCGGCAAACTCATGGATATGCGTTTCGGCATCTTCATGAATATCGTTCTCGGCATCGTCGGTTCGGTGGTTGCCGTTGCGGTGCTGAGAACCTTCGACGTTTTCGTGCAGGACAGCAGGCTCGGTTATTTCGTAACGTCCTTCATCGGCGCCAGCCTGTTGTTGTTCATGGCTAAGCTGGTACGGCGCTGACTAGGCTTCGTGCCCGGAAGGGGCTTACGCTTTTTCTGGAATTGTTCTAAAGCATCGCGTCAATAAATGTGATGATCGCGGCAAGCGATAGAAACAGGTTTCTTATGGTCACTATTCTCGACAGGACTTCGTCCGAAGAAAAGCGTATCCGCCACCCGGAAAAGGCCCATCGGCCCGATACCGAAGTCATGCGCAAGCCGGAATGGATCCGCGTCAAGGCGCCGACATCCAAAGGCTACCACGAGACGCGCGAACTGGTGCGCAGCCACAAGCTGGTGACGGTGTGCGAGGAAGCCGGCTGTCCAAATATCGGCGAATGCTGGGACAAGAAACACGCGACCTTCATGATCATGGGTGAGATCTGCACCCGCGCCTGCGCCTTCTGCAACGTCGCGACCGGCAAGCCCAATGCGCTTGACATGGACGAGCCGGAAAACGTCGCCAAGGCCGTCAAGCAGATGGGCCTCAGCCACGTCGTCATTACCTCGGTCGACCGCGACGATCTCGCCGATGGCGGCGCGGAGCACTTCGAAAAGGTGATCTGGGCGATCCGCGCTGCGTCTCCCAACACCACCATCGAAATTCTGACCCCGGACTTCCTGAAGAAGCCCGGCGCGCTGGAGCGTGTCGTCGCGGCGAAGCCCGATGTCTTCAACCACAATATGGAAACCGTTCCCGGCAATTACCTCACGGTTCGCCCCGGTGCGCGTTATTTCCATTCCGTGCGCCTGTTGCAGCGCGTCAAGGAACTGGACCCCACCATGTTCACCAAATCAGGCATCATGGTCGGCCTTGGCGAAGAGCGCAACGAAGTGCTGCAGTTGATGGACGATCTGCGCAGTGCTGACGTGGACTTCCTTACGATTGGCCAGTATCTGCAGCCAACACGCAAGCACCACAAGGTTGAGGCGTATGTCACGCCGGAGGAATTCAAGTCCTATGAGACGGTCGCCTATACCAAGGGCTTCCTGATGGTCTCCTCCAGCCCGCTGACGCGTTCTTCCCACCATGCGGGCGACGATTTTGCACGCCTGCGCGCAGCCCGCGAGAAGAAGCTTCTGGCCGCTGCGGAGTAAGTGGGCGGGGCGGGCAATTTCTCTCACGCGTCATCCTTGGGCTTGTCCGGAGGATGACGTTGCTGCTTTCACCTGAAGTCCGGCCACAACCTTCTCCGGCCGATGCGCGCGCATGCACAGGATGACGCTCAGCACGACTGAGGAAATCGCCAGGACTTCGACGATTGTTGGCCCACGACCTTCCCAGAGGAAACCATAGAGCAACGCAAAGAGCGTCTCGAACAGGATCATCTGCCCAACCATGGTGAGCGGCAGCAGGCGGCTCATGCGGTTCCAGAGAGCATTTCCGAGAATGGATGCGGTGAAACCGAGACCGGCGGCGATGGCCGCAAAATGCAGCCAGTCCTTGGAGCTATGGCTTTCCCCGCCGAAAGCAAAGGCCGGTATGGCGAGCGCCAGCGCCAGCCCGCCGGTCACCACACCCGTCATCATGTTCCAGTCGTCGGCGCTGACATCGTGAAGGCGTGACAGCCAGCGGGCATTGCCAACCGCAAAGGCCGTCCATGAGGCGAGCGCGCCAAGCGCACAGGCCAGCCCGATCAGGCGGGATACATCCAACCCCGCATCGCTTTCCGTCAGCGACTGCCAGGATATGCCGATAATGCCGATTGCGCCAAAGGCGAGCGACGGCCACAGACGCTTGAGCGATACCGCGCCATGATCGCGCGTGCCGATGATGGTGACGGCAACCGGCAGGAAGCCGATGATGATGGACGTGAAGGCAACGCCGCTCAGTTTCACCGCCGTTGATATGAAGACATAATAGGCGATGTTGCCGATCATGCTCAGCCAGCCGAGCGCGATCCATTCGCGCGCACCGAAATGGGCAGATACCCGTTTCAGGCGCGGTCCGATGATGACGAGCGAAATCAGCCCGTAGGTCAGGTAACGGGCCGTCGACAGTTGCAGGGCGGAAAAATCCGGTACGAGTTTCGGGGCGAGAAAGATCGCGCCCCAGAGTGCGCCCGCCATCATGCCGTAGATAACACCGAGGCTTGTCTTGTTCATGTCATGTCACATCCGCATTCACGATTGCCCGCGATGTGCCACAGCCACGTACGGCTGTCTTGACAAAAACTCCTGAGAGAAGAGGTGCTGTGCTTTCAGTGAATGCCGAAGGCCCGGCGATAAGCGGCAGGCGTTTTGCCCATCGCGTTGCGCATGGCGCGCGTCAGTGCCGTCTGGTCGGAGAAGCCGGCCCGCAAGGCAATTTCCGCAATCGGCAATGTGGAGTGGCGCAGCAATGCGCAGACCTTGTCCATGCGCAGCTCTGCAAGCCAGCGGTGAGGAGGGAGGTTGAACTCTTCCAGAAACAGCGCATGCAGGCGGCTATCGCTGATCGCGGCGCAGGATGCGAGCGTCTCGATGGTCCAGGGGAAAAATGGCTCCGCTCTGACGATCTCGCCCAGCGCATGCAGGCGGTGGCGGATATCGGTCTTTTCAGTCGCAAGGCTGTCGATCAGGAGCGGTGCCCAGAGGTTGGCAATATCCTCACGCGGCCCATCCGATCCGATGACGCCGCGCATGTAAGCGATCAGCTGCCGTGTATCCCGTGCGATATCGAGAAACGGCTTGTGGACAAATCTCTCCAGCACCTGTTCGGGAACAGCAGTTTCGTCGATATCGACCACCAGCGACCGGTTGATCGTCGTCGCTTCCTGTGTGTGCGATGTGTTGGGATGAATGAAGACCGCGCGCCCGGTGGACAATTCGTCCTGTAGCCCTGCTACATCGATCCGCAGACATCCCGAGACCGGAAGAACGATCTGCACGAAGCCGTGCCGTTCCTTCGGTCTTTCCTGCGTATAGGTTCTGATATCGGCGGATGCGGCGATCATGAGATTGTCATTTCCATCGTGCAAAGAAACGGCCGCCTCGAAAAGCGGCCGGTTTCAGTCCTGATTATGACATCGTCTTGAAGATTGGGCCAGCCGGCTTTATCGAACCGGCGTCTAACATTCTTCCTTGGCGGTCGATTCGCCGCGTTTGCGCTTGCGCAAAACCGGCTTGTTCTCTCTCGCCTCGCATTTCGCAACGTCGATGAGATAGGCAAGCATAGGCATTTCGTTCATCGATGCAAGTTGCTTGGCGGATTCGAGAAGGTTGATGATGTTGGAAAAATCGTCCATCGGCTCACTCAGTGGCTCAAAGCGGGTTATGTGGGTGTGAACCCAGGGATGAATAAGCGCGGTGAAAATGGGAGGTTCCAGCGCCGTTGCATCCCATGGGTGTAATATTAGTCGCAAATAAATAGCAATCCCTGCGAGGGGGTTGCAATAGTTAAATTTCCGTAACATCGGACGCCGCGGCCATGCCGCCGCAGAGTAATAGCCGCGCTATTTAAAAATGGCATGGTGGCGAAGACGAGGTTTATTCGATGCCGAACTATCTTGAAAACGTGGAGGACGCGGCTGCGATTATCGCATCTGCGCAGCGTATTTCGGTCGTTGGTTGCTCCGGAGGCGGAAAATCGACGCTTTCCCGGAAGCTCGTAAGACGCTTTGGATTTGAATACATTTCCATGGATCGCGATATTTTCTGGTTGCCAGGCTGGCATGCACGCCCGCGCCAAGAACAGCGACAAAGGATTGCCGCTATCGTCGCCAAAGACCGGTGGCTGATGGACGGCAGCAATCCATCGTCTTTCGACATGCGTCTGCCGAGATCCGACATCGTCCTTTGGGTGCGCATGCCGCGCTGGCTTTGCCTTTGGGGCGCCATCACCCGGATTGCCAAGGGGTATGGCAAGGCGCGTCCTGAAATGGCTGAAGGGTGCCCCGAAAGACTGGATCTCGATTTCCTGCGCTATATCTGGAATTTCGAACGCCGGCACGCCCCGATCTTCGAGCAGAATTTCGCGCTTTATGGTCCCAACGTGCCGGTATTCCAGCTTAAAAGCCGAAAACAGCTTCGCCGCCTTCTTGATCTTCTTGTTATCGAGGATTAACTCCCGCTCATGCCACAGTTCGAAACGCATCGCCTTGTAAAACACTCGCCCGACCGCATGTACGACCTCGTCGCCGATGTGGAGAAGTATCCGCAGTTTCTGCCGCTTTGCGAAGCGCTGGTCATCCGCTCGCGCAAGGAGCGGGACGGCAAGACTCTGCTGGTGGCTGATATGACGGTGGGCTACAAGGCCATTCGCGAGACCTTCACCACGCAGGTGCTGCTGAACCCGGCAGAGCGCGCTATCGACGTGAAATATATCGACGGCCCGTTCAAATATCTCGACAATCGCTGGCGTTTTGAAGCCTCCGCAGAGGGCGGCTCGGCCATTCATTTTTTCATCGAGTATGAATTCAAGAACCGGCTGCTCGGTGCGGTCATGGGATCGATGTTCGACAGGGCCTTCCGCATGTTCGCCGAAGCCTTCGAGACCCGCGCCGATAAAATCTACGCGGACCCGGCCTGATTCAGGGTAATCAGCATCTCGAGCGCCGTCCTGACGGTCGCAAGACGGATTTCCGTTCGCCCGATCTCTCCGTAGTGCATTTCATGGTGCAGGATTTTACCGCTGCGCGCCCTGGCGGCCAGATGCACCAGCCCCACCGGTTTTTCAACCGAACCTCCGCCCGGACCGGCAATGCCGGTCACGGCTACGGCAAAATCCGCCCGGGAACGAAATAGCGCGCCATGCGCCATTTGCAGCGCGGTCTGTCGGGATACGGCGCCGAAATTCGCCAGCGTCTCAGTTCCAACCCCAAGCATGTCCATCTTGGCCTGGTTTGTGTAGGTGACGAAGCCGCGATCGACGACGGCAGAAGAGCCGGCGATTTCCGTCAGCGAACCAGCAATCAGGCCGCCCGTACAGCTTTCCGCCGTCGAGACCATGAAGCCGCCGGCGGTAAAGTCAGAAATGATCCGCCGCGCCAGTTCTTCTATATCCGCAGGAAACAGGCTCATAGCGGTCTGCCCTTGTAGACCACAGTGGCAGTGGCAATCGCAGCAATACCTTCGCGGCGGCCGACGAAGCCGATCGTCTCGTTGGTGGTCGCCTTGACCGAGCAGCGCTCCAGCGCGATGCAGAGAATGTCGGAAAGCGCCTCACGCATGGCCTGCCGATGCGGTCCGATGCGCGGCGCTTCGGCAATCAGCGAGACATCGGCATTCATGATCGTGCCGCCATTGCCGCGGACTACCTTGGCCGCGTGTTCGAGGAAGATGCGCGAAGCGGCACCCTTCCATTGCGGATCGGAAGGCGGGAAGTGATCGCCTATGTCGCCAGCGCCGCAGGTGGCGAGCAGGGCATCCGTCAGCGCATGCAGCGCCACATCGGCATCCGAATGGCCTTTGAGTTTCTGGTCGTGTTCGATGAAGACGCCGCACAGCGTCACACCGTCTCCTGCTTCCAGCTGGTGCACGTCGTAACCATTGCCGGTGCGCACGTCAGGCAGTCCGTAGGAGAGCTTTTCATCGGCCATGGCGATATCCCGCTTGAGAGTGAGTTTCACATTGTCGACCGAG
This region of Agrobacterium tumefaciens genomic DNA includes:
- a CDS encoding P-loop NTPase family protein, with the protein product MPNYLENVEDAAAIIASAQRISVVGCSGGGKSTLSRKLVRRFGFEYISMDRDIFWLPGWHARPRQEQRQRIAAIVAKDRWLMDGSNPSSFDMRLPRSDIVLWVRMPRWLCLWGAITRIAKGYGKARPEMAEGCPERLDLDFLRYIWNFERRHAPIFEQNFALYGPNVPVFQLKSRKQLRRLLDLLVIED
- the lpdA gene encoding dihydrolipoyl dehydrogenase; translation: MAQSYDVIIIGSGPGGYIAAIRAAQLGMKVAVVEREHLAGICSNWGCIPTKALLRTADVLHTAQHAKDYGLTLEGSIKPDVKAIVDRSRGIAHRMNNGVGFLFKKNKVDIIWGEAKITKPGEIVVSKTQKKPVEPMGPVPKNTLGEGTYTAKHIIVATGARPRALPGIEPDGKLIWTYFEAMKPEELPKSLLVMGSGAIGIEFASFYRTMGVDVTVVEIMSQVMPVEDAEISAFAKKQLEKQGIKFHLETKVAKVEKAANSVTATLEKKDGSSEKITADRMISAVGVVANIEGIGLEAVGVKTDRGFIVIDGYGKTNVPGVYAIGDVAGPPLLAHKAEHEAVICVEKIAGLPNVHPMDKLKIPGCTYCNPQVASVGLTEAKAKELGRDIRVGRFSFAANGKAVALGEDQGMVKTIFDKKTGELIGAHMVGAEVTELIQGFVVAMNLETTEEELMHTIFPHPTISESMKESVLDAYGRVLNA
- a CDS encoding CinA family protein, with protein sequence MSLFPADIEELARRIISDFTAGGFMVSTAESCTGGLIAGSLTEIAGSSAVVDRGFVTYTNQAKMDMLGVGTETLANFGAVSRQTALQMAHGALFRSRADFAVAVTGIAGPGGGSVEKPVGLVHLAARARSGKILHHEMHYGEIGRTEIRLATVRTALEMLITLNQAGSA
- a CDS encoding helix-turn-helix transcriptional regulator, which codes for MIAASADIRTYTQERPKERHGFVQIVLPVSGCLRIDVAGLQDELSTGRAVFIHPNTSHTQEATTINRSLVVDIDETAVPEQVLERFVHKPFLDIARDTRQLIAYMRGVIGSDGPREDIANLWAPLLIDSLATEKTDIRHRLHALGEIVRAEPFFPWTIETLASCAAISDSRLHALFLEEFNLPPHRWLAELRMDKVCALLRHSTLPIAEIALRAGFSDQTALTRAMRNAMGKTPAAYRRAFGIH
- a CDS encoding SGNH/GDSL hydrolase family protein, whose amino-acid sequence is MVKSVLCFGDSLTWGSDAETGGRHSHDDLWPSVLQKALGPDVKVIHEGLGGRTTAYDDHTADCDRNGARLLPTLLHSHARLDLVIIMLGTNDLKPSIHGSAIVAMKGVERLVKLVRNHVWQVPDWEAPDVLIVAPPQLCETANPVMGAIFRDAIDESAMLAPVYRDLADDLDCGFFDAGSVARTTPVDGVHLDAENTRAIGRGLEPVVRMMLGL
- a CDS encoding type II toxin-antitoxin system RatA family toxin — translated: MPQFETHRLVKHSPDRMYDLVADVEKYPQFLPLCEALVIRSRKERDGKTLLVADMTVGYKAIRETFTTQVLLNPAERAIDVKYIDGPFKYLDNRWRFEASAEGGSAIHFFIEYEFKNRLLGAVMGSMFDRAFRMFAEAFETRADKIYADPA
- a CDS encoding GlsB/YeaQ/YmgE family stress response membrane protein; the protein is MENIGWIAAIIIGGLAGWLAGKLMDMRFGIFMNIVLGIVGSVVAVAVLRTFDVFVQDSRLGYFVTSFIGASLLLFMAKLVRR
- the lipA gene encoding lipoyl synthase: MVTILDRTSSEEKRIRHPEKAHRPDTEVMRKPEWIRVKAPTSKGYHETRELVRSHKLVTVCEEAGCPNIGECWDKKHATFMIMGEICTRACAFCNVATGKPNALDMDEPENVAKAVKQMGLSHVVITSVDRDDLADGGAEHFEKVIWAIRAASPNTTIEILTPDFLKKPGALERVVAAKPDVFNHNMETVPGNYLTVRPGARYFHSVRLLQRVKELDPTMFTKSGIMVGLGEERNEVLQLMDDLRSADVDFLTIGQYLQPTRKHHKVEAYVTPEEFKSYETVAYTKGFLMVSSSPLTRSSHHAGDDFARLRAAREKKLLAAAE
- a CDS encoding DMT family transporter, translating into MNKTSLGVIYGMMAGALWGAIFLAPKLVPDFSALQLSTARYLTYGLISLVIIGPRLKRVSAHFGAREWIALGWLSMIGNIAYYVFISTAVKLSGVAFTSIIIGFLPVAVTIIGTRDHGAVSLKRLWPSLAFGAIGIIGISWQSLTESDAGLDVSRLIGLACALGALASWTAFAVGNARWLSRLHDVSADDWNMMTGVVTGGLALALAIPAFAFGGESHSSKDWLHFAAIAAGLGFTASILGNALWNRMSRLLPLTMVGQMILFETLFALLYGFLWEGRGPTIVEVLAISSVVLSVILCMRAHRPEKVVAGLQVKAATSSSGQAQG